In Pseudomonas sp. GCEP-101, one DNA window encodes the following:
- a CDS encoding acyl-CoA dehydrogenase family protein: MDFQLTQEQEMLVEAVKAFVEKELLPYEEEVDRADAVSPELAAQIRGKALAAGFYAFNMPEEVGGGGLDYLSQALVERELSKVSWALHVFVARPSKILMACKGQQVQDYLLPVVQGEKIDCFALTEPGAGSDANSIKTRAVRDGEDFVINGSKHFISHAGHADFAIVFAVTDTFERNGKKRNAVTAFLVDKGTAGMTVRRGPKCVSNKGYHTYEIFFDDCRVPASKVLGEVDKGWEVANAWLTAGRVMVAANCVGQAQRALDLALQWSADRKQFGAAIGSYQGISFKLADMATQIRAAELMTLHTAWKMDRGSMTDGEAGMAKLFASEVLGKVADETVQIFGGMGLMDEGPVERIWRNARIERIWEGTSEIQRHIISRELLRPLLR; this comes from the coding sequence ATGGATTTCCAACTGACCCAGGAACAGGAAATGCTCGTCGAGGCGGTCAAGGCTTTCGTCGAGAAAGAGCTGCTGCCCTACGAGGAAGAAGTGGACCGCGCCGACGCGGTGTCCCCGGAGCTGGCCGCGCAGATTCGTGGCAAGGCCCTGGCGGCCGGCTTCTATGCCTTCAACATGCCCGAGGAAGTGGGCGGCGGCGGCCTGGACTACCTGTCCCAGGCGCTGGTCGAGCGCGAGCTGTCCAAGGTCTCCTGGGCGCTGCACGTGTTCGTTGCGCGCCCCTCGAAGATCCTCATGGCGTGCAAGGGCCAGCAGGTCCAGGACTACCTGCTGCCGGTGGTGCAGGGCGAGAAGATCGACTGCTTCGCCCTCACCGAACCGGGCGCCGGCTCCGACGCCAACTCGATCAAGACCCGCGCCGTGCGTGACGGCGAGGACTTCGTGATCAACGGCTCCAAGCACTTCATCAGCCACGCCGGCCACGCCGACTTCGCCATCGTCTTCGCGGTGACCGACACCTTCGAGCGCAACGGCAAGAAGCGCAACGCCGTGACCGCCTTCCTGGTGGACAAGGGCACCGCCGGCATGACCGTGCGCCGCGGCCCGAAATGCGTGAGCAACAAGGGCTACCACACCTACGAGATCTTCTTCGACGACTGCCGCGTGCCGGCCTCCAAGGTCCTGGGCGAAGTCGACAAGGGCTGGGAAGTGGCCAACGCCTGGCTCACCGCCGGCCGCGTGATGGTCGCCGCCAACTGCGTCGGTCAGGCCCAGCGCGCGCTGGACCTGGCACTGCAATGGTCGGCCGACCGCAAGCAGTTCGGTGCGGCCATCGGCAGCTACCAGGGCATCTCCTTCAAGCTCGCCGACATGGCCACGCAGATCCGCGCCGCCGAGCTGATGACCCTGCACACCGCCTGGAAGATGGACCGCGGCAGCATGACCGACGGCGAGGCCGGCATGGCCAAGCTGTTCGCCAGCGAAGTGCTGGGCAAGGTGGCCGACGAGACCGTGCAGATCTTCGGCGGCATGGGCCTGATGGACGAAGGTCCTGTCGAGCGCATCTGGCGTAACGCCCGTATCGAGCGCATCTGGGAAGGCACCTCGGAAATCCAGCGCCACATCATTTCCCGCGAACTGCTGCGGCCGTTGTTGCGCTGA
- a CDS encoding enoyl-CoA hydratase/isomerase family protein, protein MTQPSPLSRVQDGIAWITLNRPQQRNALDVPTLKNLLALLDAHEADEAVRVIVLGGEGRSFCAGADLAEWAEAEARGELETYGWTETAHALMRRLHGLDKPTIAAVNGTAVGAGMDLTLCCDFRIAAASARFKAGYTGMAYCPDAGASWHLPRLIGSEAAKRLLFLDELWNAERALAAGLVGEVVADDQLQAQVGEFAARLAAGPTFAFAQTKRLMRDGAARTLAQQLEAEQAAGLLCGRSEDAAEALRAVAEKRSPQFKGR, encoded by the coding sequence ATGACTCAGCCATCCCCGCTCAGCCGGGTCCAGGACGGTATCGCCTGGATCACCCTGAACCGCCCCCAGCAGCGCAACGCGCTGGATGTCCCCACGCTCAAGAACCTGCTGGCCCTGCTCGATGCCCATGAGGCCGACGAAGCCGTGCGCGTCATCGTGCTCGGCGGCGAAGGCCGCAGCTTCTGCGCCGGCGCCGACCTCGCCGAATGGGCCGAGGCCGAAGCCCGTGGCGAACTGGAAACCTACGGCTGGACCGAAACCGCCCACGCGCTGATGCGCCGCCTGCACGGTCTGGACAAGCCGACCATCGCCGCCGTCAACGGCACCGCCGTCGGCGCCGGGATGGACCTCACCCTGTGCTGCGACTTCCGCATCGCCGCCGCCTCCGCACGCTTCAAGGCCGGCTACACCGGCATGGCCTACTGCCCGGACGCCGGCGCCAGCTGGCACCTGCCGCGCCTGATCGGCAGCGAAGCGGCCAAGCGCCTGCTGTTCCTCGACGAGTTGTGGAACGCCGAGCGCGCCCTGGCCGCCGGCCTGGTGGGCGAGGTGGTCGCGGACGATCAGCTGCAGGCCCAGGTCGGTGAATTCGCCGCGCGCCTGGCTGCCGGCCCGACCTTCGCCTTCGCCCAGACCAAGCGCCTGATGCGCGACGGCGCCGCCCGCACCCTGGCCCAGCAACTGGAGGCCGAACAGGCCGCCGGCCTGCTCTGCGGCCGCAGTGAAGATGCCGCCGAGGCGCTGCGCGCCGTGGCCGAAAAACGCTCCCCCCAATTCAAAGGCCGCTGA
- a CDS encoding amino acid permease yields the protein MSESHHAGSGEKIQLTRALKSRHIFMLSLGGVIGTGLFMGSGVTIGSGGPMGAILAYLVAGLLMYLVMVCLGELSVQMPVSGSFQAHATRFIGPATGFMIGWVYWMSWASTVGLEFTAAGMLMTRWFPEVPIWLWSGFFVVVLFSLNALATRAFGEAEYWFSGIKVAAILAFIVVGLLVIFGAIPLNSGAAAPGLSNLVSDGLFPNGLSAVFAVMMTVVYAFQGCEIMGVAAGETDQPEKSIPRAVRNVVFRVLIFYVLAIVVLSAIVPWKQAGLMESPFVQVFDMVGIPYAADLMNFVILTAILSVGNSGLYASTRILWAMSKTGMAPRKLSKLSARGVPLYALLISLAFALLSLLTSIVAADTLFMVLMAVSGMAGTVTWIVIAYAQYRFRREHMAKGGSVADLKYAAPLFPLVPLACIAICCSLFVFLSLDPTQRPSLYWGFGFMAACYVAYYVLKRKRGQVLTDEAVPSLG from the coding sequence ATGTCTGAGTCCCATCACGCCGGCAGCGGCGAAAAGATCCAGCTGACCCGCGCGCTCAAGAGCCGCCACATCTTCATGCTCTCCCTGGGCGGGGTGATCGGCACCGGCCTGTTCATGGGCTCGGGCGTCACCATTGGCTCCGGCGGCCCCATGGGCGCCATCCTCGCCTACCTCGTCGCGGGCCTGCTGATGTACCTGGTGATGGTCTGCCTGGGCGAGCTGTCCGTGCAGATGCCCGTTTCCGGCTCGTTCCAGGCCCACGCCACGCGCTTCATCGGCCCGGCCACCGGGTTCATGATCGGCTGGGTCTACTGGATGAGCTGGGCCTCCACCGTGGGCCTCGAGTTCACCGCCGCCGGCATGCTGATGACCCGCTGGTTCCCCGAGGTGCCGATCTGGCTCTGGTCGGGCTTCTTCGTAGTCGTCCTGTTCTCCCTCAACGCCCTGGCCACCCGCGCCTTCGGCGAGGCCGAGTACTGGTTCTCCGGGATCAAGGTCGCGGCCATCCTGGCCTTCATCGTGGTCGGCCTGCTGGTGATCTTCGGCGCCATTCCCCTCAACAGCGGGGCGGCCGCGCCGGGCCTGTCCAACCTGGTCAGCGACGGCCTGTTCCCCAACGGCCTGTCCGCCGTGTTCGCGGTGATGATGACGGTGGTCTACGCCTTCCAGGGCTGCGAGATCATGGGCGTCGCCGCCGGCGAGACCGACCAGCCGGAGAAGAGCATTCCGCGCGCCGTGCGCAACGTGGTATTCCGCGTGCTGATCTTCTACGTGCTGGCGATCGTGGTGCTGTCCGCCATCGTGCCGTGGAAGCAGGCCGGGCTGATGGAAAGCCCCTTCGTGCAGGTGTTCGACATGGTCGGCATCCCCTATGCCGCCGACCTCATGAACTTCGTGATCCTCACCGCGATCCTTTCGGTGGGCAACTCCGGCCTGTACGCCTCCACGCGCATCCTCTGGGCCATGTCCAAGACCGGCATGGCGCCGCGCAAACTATCGAAACTCAGCGCCCGCGGCGTGCCGCTCTACGCGCTGCTGATCAGCCTGGCCTTCGCCCTGCTGTCGCTGCTGACCAGCATCGTCGCCGCCGACACCCTGTTCATGGTGCTGATGGCGGTGAGCGGCATGGCCGGCACCGTCACCTGGATCGTCATCGCCTACGCCCAGTACCGCTTCCGCCGCGAGCACATGGCCAAGGGCGGCAGCGTGGCCGACCTGAAGTACGCCGCGCCGCTGTTCCCGCTGGTGCCGCTGGCGTGCATCGCGATCTGCTGCTCGCTGTTCGTGTTCCTCTCCCTGGACCCGACCCAGCGACCGTCGCTGTACTGGGGCTTCGGCTTCATGGCGGCCTGCTACGTCGCCTACTACGTGCTCAAGCGCAAGCGTGGGCAGGTGCTGACCGACGAGGCGGTACCGAGCCTCGGCTGA
- a CDS encoding ATP-binding protein has product MRLPGGLARRLLLRVLLFSLCFTVLASAVQLYFEYRREMRDIDTRLELIRVGYLASFERSLWDLNQEQLNVQLRGLADFPDIAQVRLRSADFNLVQEADEQRGPFRVEHYALAFQPPDGERRELGELEVSIDLGAVYRRLLHGGLASLLWMGVFVCGLAVALSWLFHSLVTRHLRTMADFVRGLTGGDLGTELALDKQRSGEEDEIDTVADALDGLRRALRAELRRREADRAALQSKRDELQRRVERRTASLRRAKEEAEAANRAKSRFLATMSHEIRTPLNGILGMAELLRAAALGEQDRRRLQALSTAGEGLLAILNEVLHFAKLEDGASQPEPVDFSLRRLLDDVVTLLEPRAEDNGTCLRLRIDPQVQDACRGAEQFLRQVLSNLLANAVKFTEEGEVLLEVAVLHGSEAGQRLRFSVTDDGIGISAEQQEKIFQRFTQASDEVARRYGGTGLGLAISKRLVEAMGGEIGVESLEGEGSTFWFEITLAPGVVPHASVAVEQAPALDVLVVEDVALNREVAQALLERDGHRVQLADDAEPALALTAARRFDLILLDMHLPGMNGLDLCRAIRTQAGGRNATTPIHAFTASVQPGMVRRYFEAGMQGVLGKPLRLDDLRRALSGVAWELLPEAADDGPLDRQVLETHRRLLGEHKLNELLASLWALLDAQWPLLLEALRQEDALEVASLAHRLAGSCRSMGLRRLGDRLGELEQAALAGSLSGDWAARLEQERTLAGELLNTL; this is encoded by the coding sequence TTGAGGCTGCCCGGCGGCCTGGCGCGGCGCCTGCTGCTGCGCGTGCTGCTGTTCAGCCTGTGCTTCACCGTGCTGGCCAGCGCGGTGCAGCTGTACTTCGAATACCGCCGGGAGATGCGCGACATCGACACGCGCCTGGAGCTGATCCGCGTCGGCTACCTCGCCAGCTTCGAGCGCAGCCTGTGGGACCTCAACCAGGAGCAGCTCAACGTGCAGCTGCGCGGCCTGGCCGACTTCCCCGACATCGCCCAGGTGCGCCTGCGCAGCGCCGACTTCAACCTGGTGCAGGAGGCCGACGAGCAGCGCGGGCCGTTCCGTGTCGAGCACTACGCCCTGGCCTTCCAGCCGCCGGACGGCGAGCGCCGCGAGCTGGGCGAGCTGGAAGTCAGCATCGACCTGGGCGCTGTCTACCGGCGCCTGCTCCACGGCGGGCTGGCCAGCCTGCTGTGGATGGGGGTGTTCGTCTGTGGCCTGGCGGTGGCGCTGAGCTGGTTGTTCCACAGCCTAGTGACGCGCCACCTGCGCACCATGGCCGACTTCGTGCGTGGCCTGACCGGTGGCGACCTGGGCACCGAGCTGGCGCTGGACAAGCAACGCTCAGGCGAAGAGGACGAAATCGACACCGTCGCCGATGCCCTCGATGGCCTGCGCCGCGCCCTGCGTGCCGAGCTGCGCCGCCGCGAGGCCGACCGCGCGGCCCTGCAGAGCAAGCGCGACGAGCTGCAGCGGCGGGTCGAACGGCGCACCGCCAGCCTGCGCCGCGCCAAGGAGGAAGCCGAGGCCGCCAACCGCGCCAAGAGCCGCTTCCTCGCCACCATGAGCCATGAGATCCGCACCCCGCTCAACGGCATCCTCGGCATGGCCGAGCTGCTGCGCGCCGCGGCCCTGGGCGAGCAGGACCGGCGCCGCCTGCAGGCACTGTCCACCGCCGGCGAGGGGCTGCTGGCGATCCTCAACGAGGTGCTGCACTTCGCCAAGCTGGAGGACGGCGCCAGCCAGCCGGAGCCGGTGGACTTCTCCCTGCGCCGCCTGCTCGACGACGTGGTGACGCTGCTGGAGCCGCGCGCCGAGGACAACGGCACCTGCCTGCGCCTGCGCATCGACCCGCAGGTGCAGGACGCCTGCCGCGGCGCCGAGCAGTTCCTGCGCCAGGTGCTGAGCAACCTGCTGGCCAACGCGGTGAAGTTCACCGAGGAAGGCGAGGTGCTGCTGGAGGTCGCCGTGCTGCACGGCAGCGAGGCCGGGCAGCGCCTGCGTTTCAGCGTCACCGACGACGGCATCGGCATCTCCGCCGAGCAGCAGGAGAAGATTTTCCAGCGCTTCACCCAGGCCAGCGACGAGGTCGCGCGGCGCTACGGCGGCACCGGGCTGGGGCTGGCGATCAGCAAGCGGCTGGTGGAAGCCATGGGTGGCGAGATCGGCGTGGAGAGCCTGGAAGGCGAGGGCAGCACCTTCTGGTTTGAGATCACGCTGGCGCCGGGCGTGGTGCCCCACGCCAGCGTGGCCGTGGAACAGGCGCCGGCGCTGGACGTGCTGGTGGTGGAAGACGTTGCCCTCAACCGCGAGGTCGCCCAGGCCCTGCTGGAGCGCGACGGCCACCGCGTGCAGCTGGCCGACGACGCCGAGCCTGCGCTGGCGCTCACCGCCGCGCGGCGCTTCGATTTGATACTGCTGGACATGCACCTGCCGGGCATGAACGGCCTGGACCTGTGCCGGGCGATTCGCACCCAGGCTGGCGGGCGCAACGCCACCACGCCAATCCATGCCTTCACCGCCAGCGTGCAGCCGGGGATGGTCCGCCGTTATTTCGAGGCCGGCATGCAGGGCGTGCTGGGCAAGCCCCTGCGCCTGGACGACCTGCGCCGCGCGTTGTCCGGCGTGGCCTGGGAGCTGCTGCCCGAGGCGGCGGATGACGGCCCGCTGGATCGCCAGGTGCTCGAGACCCACCGTCGCCTGCTGGGTGAGCACAAGCTCAACGAACTGCTCGCCAGCCTGTGGGCGCTGCTCGACGCGCAATGGCCGCTGCTGCTGGAGGCGTTGCGCCAGGAGGACGCGCTGGAGGTGGCCAGCCTGGCGCATCGACTGGCGGGCAGTTGCCGGTCGATGGGCTTGCGTCGGCTGGGAGATCGCCTGGGCGAGCTGGAGCAGGCGGCGCTGGCGGGCTCGCTGTCCGGCGATTGGGCGGCGCGACTGGAACAGGAACGAACCCTGGCCGGCGAGTTGCTGAACACCCTGTAG
- a CDS encoding substrate-binding periplasmic protein: MYFLALLFCTITHAAQPLRYCDYPVYPPISWSDGHDVRGLAPQTVRSVLGQLGYDVQTVVLGNWKRCLLDAAEGRVDVVLAYQTPQRDDGLLFSRVPVLREEVAIFYNRRKPVRFDQLGDLARYRGGLLFGESYGPAFDRLVAEHGNVEWVSDSRQNFGKLIRQRIDFIAYERRTGALFVEQLAGGQDIAALPRPLTVDYLRIAVSRHSPLAARMDEIDAVLQQRVDDGSIARWLQQSEQDYRALLAGDGVPR; encoded by the coding sequence CTGTATTTCCTGGCTTTGCTCTTCTGCACCATCACCCACGCCGCCCAACCCCTGCGTTACTGCGACTACCCCGTCTACCCGCCCATCTCCTGGAGTGACGGCCACGACGTGCGCGGCCTGGCGCCGCAGACCGTGCGCAGCGTGCTCGGCCAGCTGGGCTACGACGTACAGACCGTGGTGCTGGGCAACTGGAAGCGCTGCCTGCTGGACGCCGCCGAGGGCCGCGTCGACGTGGTGCTCGCCTACCAGACCCCGCAGCGCGACGACGGCCTGCTCTTCTCCCGCGTGCCGGTGCTGCGCGAGGAAGTGGCGATCTTCTACAACCGCCGCAAGCCGGTGCGCTTCGATCAGCTCGGCGACCTCGCCCGGTACCGCGGCGGGCTGCTGTTCGGCGAAAGCTACGGGCCGGCGTTCGACCGCCTCGTTGCCGAGCACGGCAACGTCGAATGGGTCTCCGACAGCCGGCAGAACTTCGGCAAGCTGATCCGCCAGCGCATCGACTTCATTGCCTACGAGCGCCGCACCGGCGCGCTGTTCGTCGAGCAGCTCGCCGGCGGTCAGGACATCGCCGCGCTGCCGCGGCCGCTGACGGTGGACTACCTGCGCATCGCCGTCTCCCGCCATTCGCCGCTGGCCGCGCGGATGGACGAGATCGACGCGGTGCTCCAGCAGCGCGTGGACGACGGCAGCATCGCCCGCTGGCTGCAGCAGAGCGAGCAGGACTACCGTGCCCTGCTCGCCGGCGACGGGGTGCCGCGTTGA
- a CDS encoding response regulator: MAMTSRVLIVDDDPVIRELLQAYLGEEGYDVLCAGTAEQAEATLAEAAQAEQPIDLVMLDIRLPGKDGLTLTRELRVRSEVGIILITGRNDDIDRIVGLECGADDYVIKPLNPRELVSRAKNLIRRVRHARQPAAVSTPPSRQNHKRFAHWTLDPDRRRLIDAGGSETPLTHGEFQLLCVFLRNTGHTLSRDQLMDQIRNREWLPNDRSIDVLVGRLRRKLRDDPAEPELIITIHGAGYLFTATPADA, encoded by the coding sequence ATTGCGATGACTTCCCGTGTACTGATCGTCGACGACGATCCGGTGATTCGCGAGCTCCTCCAGGCCTACCTCGGCGAGGAAGGCTATGACGTGCTGTGCGCCGGCACCGCCGAGCAGGCCGAGGCGACGCTGGCCGAAGCCGCGCAGGCCGAACAGCCCATCGACCTGGTGATGCTCGATATCCGCCTGCCCGGCAAGGACGGCCTCACCCTGACCCGCGAGCTGCGCGTGCGTTCGGAGGTCGGCATCATCCTGATTACCGGACGCAACGACGACATCGACCGCATCGTCGGCCTGGAATGCGGCGCCGACGACTACGTTATCAAGCCGCTCAACCCCCGCGAACTGGTGTCCCGCGCGAAGAACCTGATCCGTCGCGTGCGCCACGCCCGCCAACCCGCCGCCGTGTCCACCCCGCCCAGCCGGCAGAACCACAAGCGCTTCGCCCACTGGACGCTGGACCCGGACCGCCGCCGCCTGATCGACGCCGGCGGCAGCGAAACCCCGCTGACCCACGGCGAGTTCCAGCTGCTCTGCGTGTTCCTGCGCAACACCGGCCATACCCTGAGCCGCGACCAGCTGATGGACCAGATCCGCAACCGCGAGTGGCTGCCCAACGACCGCTCCATCGACGTCCTGGTCGGCCGCCTGCGCCGCAAGCTGCGCGACGACCCCGCCGAGCCCGAGCTGATCATCACCATCCACGGCGCCGGCTACCTGTTCACCGCCACGCCTGCCGACGCCTGA
- a CDS encoding TetR family transcriptional regulator C-terminal domain-containing protein produces the protein MNEEVRFTRLEPEQRKALLIEATLACLKRHGFQGASIRKICAEAGVSVGLINHHYSGKDELVAEAYLTVTGRVMQLLREAIAEAAPDARARLSAFFRASFSAELLDPQLLDAWLAFWGAVKTAEEINKAHDHSYGEYRALLAQALNELAQEQEWADFDAELAAIALSALLDGLWLESGLNPNTFTPEQGVQICEAWVDGLQHGGRQRFCRASGVC, from the coding sequence ATGAACGAGGAAGTCCGCTTTACCCGACTGGAGCCGGAGCAGCGCAAGGCATTGCTGATCGAGGCCACCCTCGCGTGCCTGAAGCGCCACGGCTTCCAGGGCGCCTCCATCCGCAAGATCTGCGCCGAGGCCGGGGTCTCGGTGGGGCTGATCAACCACCACTATTCGGGCAAGGACGAGCTGGTGGCCGAGGCCTACCTGACCGTCACCGGGCGCGTCATGCAGCTGCTGCGCGAGGCCATCGCCGAGGCGGCGCCGGATGCCCGCGCGCGGCTGTCGGCGTTCTTCCGCGCCTCGTTCAGCGCCGAGCTGCTCGACCCGCAACTGCTGGATGCCTGGCTGGCGTTCTGGGGCGCGGTGAAGACGGCTGAGGAAATCAACAAGGCCCACGACCATTCCTACGGGGAGTACCGCGCCTTACTGGCGCAGGCGCTGAACGAGCTGGCGCAGGAGCAGGAATGGGCCGATTTCGATGCGGAGCTGGCTGCGATTGCCCTCAGCGCGCTACTCGACGGGCTGTGGTTGGAGTCGGGCCTGAATCCCAATACCTTTACCCCGGAGCAGGGCGTGCAGATCTGCGAAGCCTGGGTGGATGGCCTCCAGCACGGCGGCCGGCAGCGCTTCTGTCGGGCGTCGGGAGTCTGTTGA